The following proteins come from a genomic window of Dreissena polymorpha isolate Duluth1 chromosome 1, UMN_Dpol_1.0, whole genome shotgun sequence:
- the LOC127862373 gene encoding pyridoxal 5'-phosphate synthase subunit PdxT-like, producing the protein MPPGDLKSGVAIVTVGLLEIQGAFLEHRVALQKAARLLSKPIDLHLVEVRTAEQLRPEMDALIIPGGESTTISIYLKRNSMEEPLRHWVQNPDHVTWGTCAGMILLSKLTENQKQGGQSSLAVMDIDVSRNYFGRQVQSFEADVRMSDSSLNKAFKKDTFQDTFPGVFIRAPAILELLSDDVKVLATVSDPNTGAEVIVAAQQDNMISTAFHPELSEDCAWHVYFLEQIVNKKAT; encoded by the exons ATGCCACCAGGAGACCTCAAGTCTGGTGTTGCCATCGTCACAGTGGGGTTGCTCGAGATCCAAGGCGCATTCCTAGAACACAGGGTGGCTCTGCAAAAAGCGGCCCGGTTACTCAGCAAACCCATTGACCTGCACCTTGTGGAGGTCAGAACGGCCGAGCAGCTGCGCCCAGAGATGGACGCTCTCATTATCCCGGGCGGGGAGAGCACAACGATCAGCATCTACTTGAAACGGAACAGCATGGAGGAGCCCTTACGTCACTGGGTTCAGAATCCCGATCACGTGACCTGGGGAACATGCGCGGGCATGATTCTGCTGTCAAAGCTAACGGAGAACCAGAAACAAGGCGGTCAGTCATCG CTCGCTGTTATGGACATTGACGTTTCCCGGAATTACTTCGGTAGACAAGTGCAAAGTTTCGAAGCCGATGTACGAATGAGCGACAGTTCACTCAATAAAGCGTTTAAAAAGGACACATTTCAGGACACATTCCCCGGTGTTTTCATCAGAGCACCGGCAATATTGGAACTTCTCAGTGACGATGTGAAAGTCCTCGCAACCGTAAGTGACCCTAATACCGGGGCGGAAGTGATCGTTGCTGCGCAGCAAGACAACATGATCTCCACAGCGTTCCATCCCGAGCTAAGCGAGGACTGTGCATGGCATGTGTATTTCCTGGAACAGATTGTCAACAAGAAAGCAACGTGA